A genomic stretch from Flavobacterium humidisoli includes:
- the metF gene encoding methylenetetrahydrofolate reductase [NAD(P)H], producing the protein MKVTEHIENAKGKTLFSFEIIPPQKGKSIQELYDNIDPLMEFKPPFIDVTTSREEYIYIDKGNGLLDKKLTRMRPGTLGICASIKHKYNVDTVPHLLCGGFTQEETEYMLVDCQYLGINNVMALRGDAMKDEQSFTPKAGGNHYAIDLVRQINDLNCGKYLHEVMDVDNKADFCIGVAGYPEKHLESPSLQSDLKRLKEKVDAGADYVVTQMFFDNSKYFAFVEKAREIGITIPIIPGIKPIAVQRHLQVLPQIFRIDLPEDLIDAVDKCKNNAEIKQVGIEWAIQQSLELKAAGVPFLHYYSMGKSENIRQIASQVF; encoded by the coding sequence ATGAAAGTAACAGAGCATATAGAAAACGCCAAAGGAAAAACATTATTCTCATTTGAAATTATTCCGCCTCAAAAGGGGAAAAGCATTCAGGAATTATACGATAATATTGATCCGTTAATGGAGTTTAAACCGCCGTTTATTGATGTAACAACTTCTCGTGAAGAATATATTTATATTGATAAAGGAAACGGACTTTTGGATAAAAAGCTAACTCGTATGCGTCCGGGAACGCTTGGGATTTGCGCTTCTATAAAACATAAATACAATGTCGATACAGTTCCACATTTACTTTGTGGCGGATTTACGCAGGAAGAAACAGAGTATATGTTGGTTGATTGTCAGTATTTAGGAATCAACAATGTGATGGCGCTTCGCGGAGATGCCATGAAAGATGAGCAGTCTTTTACGCCAAAAGCGGGAGGAAATCATTATGCAATCGATTTGGTTCGTCAAATCAACGATTTAAATTGTGGAAAATATCTTCATGAAGTAATGGATGTTGACAATAAAGCCGATTTTTGTATTGGCGTTGCAGGATATCCAGAAAAGCATTTAGAATCACCATCTTTACAATCAGATTTAAAAAGATTAAAAGAAAAAGTAGATGCAGGAGCAGATTATGTTGTAACACAAATGTTTTTTGACAACTCGAAATATTTTGCCTTTGTAGAAAAAGCAAGAGAAATAGGTATTACAATTCCGATTATTCCTGGAATAAAACCTATTGCGGTTCAGAGACATTTACAGGTTTTACCACAGATTTTTAGAATCGATTTACCAGAAGATTTAATCGATGCTGTAGATAAATGCAAAAACAATGCTGAAATCAAACAAGTCGGAATCGAATGGGCGATTCAGCAGTCATTAGAATTAAAAGCCGCTGGAGTTCCGTTTTTACACTATTATTCAATGGGTAAATCTGAGAACATTCGCCAGATTGCAAGTCAGGTTTTTTAA
- a CDS encoding class I SAM-dependent methyltransferase: protein MKQEELQAIASQLKHPSGEKGIEMGNMMNETNINMTKHSIQNLNIANENRILELGHGNAGHVEFLFEQAERLKYYGLEMSELMFQEARQINRNFVSQKQAFFSLYDGNTIPFEAELFDKIFTVNTIYFWQKPEELLSEIYRVLKPNGNFCLTFAEEDFMKKLPFTQFEFELYSTEKAQELIKKSDFKIVYTETQTEKVKSKTGELVDRAFTTIVLEK from the coding sequence ATGAAACAAGAAGAACTACAAGCCATAGCTTCTCAATTAAAACATCCATCGGGAGAAAAAGGAATCGAAATGGGCAATATGATGAACGAGACGAACATCAACATGACCAAACATTCGATTCAGAATTTGAATATAGCAAACGAAAACAGAATTTTGGAACTAGGCCACGGAAACGCTGGTCATGTAGAGTTTTTGTTTGAACAAGCTGAAAGGCTAAAATATTACGGACTGGAAATGTCGGAACTGATGTTTCAGGAAGCAAGACAAATCAACCGAAATTTCGTTTCTCAAAAACAGGCCTTCTTTTCACTTTATGACGGAAATACTATTCCGTTTGAAGCTGAATTATTTGATAAAATATTTACGGTAAACACCATTTATTTTTGGCAGAAGCCTGAAGAACTACTTTCAGAAATCTACAGAGTTTTAAAACCAAATGGAAATTTCTGCCTGACATTTGCCGAAGAAGATTTTATGAAAAAACTGCCTTTTACACAATTCGAATTTGAATTGTACAGTACAGAAAAAGCGCAGGAATTAATCAAAAAATCGGATTTTAAAATTGTGTATACAGAAACACAGACCGAAAAAGTAAAAAGCAAAACAGGGGAATTAGTCGACAGAGCTTTTACTACGATTGTTCTGGAGAAATAA
- a CDS encoding dicarboxylate/amino acid:cation symporter translates to MEVNKINFLQSYSSILWLLGGIIIGSVFGLVFGEDVLIIKPLGDIFLNLLFTAIIPLIFFTIGSSVANLERTEKLGKLFVIMLLVFLATILISAIVMICAVYLFPIHEDIAIAKVPFEEVASGSAGDQIAKLLTANDFFELLSRKSMLALIIFSFLVGFATLQSGEKGNAFKSFLDSGNEVMKQLLNIIMKLAPIGLGAYFAYQVGVFGPQLLGVYAKPMAVYYAACIFYFFVFFSLYALTAGGKRAFKVFWSNNIMPSLTAVGTCSSIATIPANLAAAEKMGIPAHVRNLVIPLGAPLHKDGSSMSSILKITFLFAMFGKDFSDPMTILLALGITVIVSIVEGGIPNGGYIGEILAITVYGFPMEQALPVAMILGTLVDPIATLLNANGDVISSMMVSRFSEKTKW, encoded by the coding sequence ATGGAAGTTAACAAAATCAATTTTTTGCAGAGTTACAGCAGTATTTTATGGCTTCTTGGCGGTATTATAATAGGAAGTGTTTTCGGATTGGTGTTTGGAGAAGATGTTTTGATTATAAAACCACTTGGCGATATATTCCTGAATTTACTTTTCACAGCTATTATTCCGCTTATTTTCTTCACAATCGGGTCTTCGGTTGCGAATCTGGAACGAACAGAAAAGCTAGGAAAACTGTTTGTTATAATGTTATTGGTTTTTCTCGCTACCATTCTGATTTCTGCTATTGTAATGATTTGTGCGGTTTATCTTTTTCCGATTCATGAAGATATCGCAATTGCAAAAGTTCCGTTTGAAGAAGTAGCATCAGGATCAGCAGGAGATCAAATTGCAAAACTGCTTACGGCCAATGATTTCTTCGAATTATTGTCTCGAAAAAGTATGCTGGCGTTGATTATTTTTTCTTTTTTAGTTGGTTTCGCCACATTACAATCAGGAGAAAAAGGAAACGCATTCAAAAGTTTTCTGGATTCTGGAAACGAGGTCATGAAACAGCTTTTAAACATCATCATGAAATTGGCGCCAATTGGTTTAGGAGCCTATTTTGCTTATCAAGTTGGAGTTTTTGGACCGCAATTGTTAGGAGTTTATGCAAAACCAATGGCAGTTTATTATGCCGCCTGCATTTTCTATTTCTTTGTTTTCTTTAGTTTATATGCCCTTACCGCTGGCGGAAAAAGAGCTTTTAAAGTTTTTTGGAGCAATAACATCATGCCTTCTTTGACAGCTGTAGGTACCTGTAGTAGTATAGCAACCATTCCAGCCAATTTAGCGGCAGCAGAAAAAATGGGAATCCCGGCACATGTACGAAATTTGGTAATTCCGCTTGGTGCGCCTCTGCACAAAGACGGTTCGAGTATGTCATCCATCTTAAAAATAACCTTTTTGTTTGCTATGTTTGGCAAAGATTTTTCAGATCCGATGACCATTCTTTTGGCATTAGGAATAACTGTAATTGTTTCAATTGTCGAAGGTGGAATTCCAAACGGAGGTTATATTGGGGAAATTTTAGCCATTACTGTTTATGGTTTTCCGATGGAACAAGCTTTGCCAGTTGCCATGATTTTAGGAACGTTAGTTGATCCAATTGCTACTTTACTAAATGCTAATGGAGATGTAATCTCTTCTATGATGGTTTCACGGTTTTCCGAAAAGACAAAGTGGTAG
- a CDS encoding pyridoxal phosphate-dependent decarboxylase family protein, with the protein MNSKLQHDLDNFENILQKAKQQGIDFLNNIDNIPTSNTYSIDPKTELNELGLGSIEALKEFNERLAPLMVSSPGPRYWGFVTGGSTPASIVGDWLASVYDQNTQSVTSQGGNSALIEFETINLLLQLLELPDSFLGGFVTGATMSNFTSLAVARQWFGKQYGKDFAKNGISETLTILTATPHSSSIKSLSMLGIGSQNYTVVKTIEGNREALDIADLEEKIKALNGKPFILISSAGTVNTADFDDFEAIAQLREKYKFWWHIDGAFGGFAAVSEKYKHYVKGWEGADSITIDCHKWLNVPYESAFYLVKKEHVNLQIETFQNSNAPYLGNPLENFNYLNVVPENSRRLRALPVWFSLKAYGKEGFRDLIEDSTALALHFANALIENDFELLAPIRLNNVCFTLKGEKNQEKVSPFLSALNDTGKVFMTPTVYQNKKGIRASFVNWRTTENDVKLVIEKMREVISEI; encoded by the coding sequence ATGAATTCAAAATTACAGCACGATCTCGACAACTTTGAGAATATCTTACAAAAAGCAAAACAACAGGGAATTGATTTTTTGAATAATATTGATAACATTCCAACCTCTAATACTTATTCAATCGATCCTAAAACTGAGCTAAATGAATTAGGTTTAGGATCTATTGAAGCTTTGAAGGAATTTAATGAAAGATTGGCTCCATTAATGGTTTCTTCGCCTGGGCCAAGATATTGGGGATTTGTAACCGGCGGATCAACCCCAGCTTCTATTGTTGGAGATTGGCTGGCATCGGTTTACGATCAAAACACACAATCTGTGACTTCGCAGGGCGGTAATTCGGCTTTAATAGAGTTTGAAACTATTAATTTATTATTGCAGTTATTAGAACTTCCAGATTCGTTTTTAGGAGGATTTGTAACAGGCGCAACAATGTCTAATTTCACCAGTTTAGCAGTTGCGAGACAATGGTTTGGAAAACAGTATGGAAAAGATTTTGCTAAAAACGGAATCTCTGAAACCCTTACTATTTTAACGGCAACACCACATTCTTCTTCTATAAAATCATTATCGATGTTAGGAATTGGAAGCCAGAATTATACGGTTGTAAAAACAATTGAAGGCAATCGTGAAGCTTTGGACATTGCCGATTTAGAAGAAAAGATTAAAGCTCTAAACGGAAAACCTTTTATTCTAATTTCAAGTGCTGGAACGGTAAACACCGCCGATTTTGATGATTTTGAAGCAATCGCCCAACTACGAGAAAAATACAAATTCTGGTGGCATATTGACGGTGCTTTTGGCGGATTTGCTGCAGTTTCAGAAAAATACAAACATTATGTAAAAGGCTGGGAAGGAGCAGACAGTATTACGATTGATTGTCATAAATGGTTGAATGTTCCGTACGAAAGTGCTTTTTATTTAGTTAAAAAAGAACATGTTAATCTGCAGATTGAAACATTCCAAAATTCAAATGCGCCTTATTTAGGGAATCCGTTGGAAAATTTTAATTATCTAAATGTAGTTCCAGAAAATTCTCGCCGTTTACGTGCGTTACCTGTATGGTTTTCGCTTAAAGCCTACGGAAAAGAAGGTTTTAGAGACCTTATTGAGGATAGTACAGCATTGGCTTTACATTTTGCAAATGCTTTAATAGAAAATGATTTTGAACTTTTAGCTCCAATTCGTTTAAATAATGTTTGCTTTACACTAAAAGGAGAAAAAAATCAGGAAAAAGTAAGTCCGTTTTTATCTGCTTTGAATGATACTGGAAAAGTATTTATGACGCCAACAGTTTATCAGAACAAAAAAGGAATTAGAGCTTCATTTGTAAATTGGAGAACTACAGAAAATGATGTAAAACTTGTAATAGAGAAAATGCGTGAAGTGATTTCGGAAATATAA
- a CDS encoding outer membrane beta-barrel family protein has protein sequence MKKIITSLMLAFSVYDGYSQTEKETDSIVETAINALDEIVISKKKVLYTQKSDRLVFNVENSIVSEGGTALDVLSRAPGVVVSQDGDLSIRGQQGVAVMINGKLTQLSQKELANYLKATTSSNIKQIEVITNPSSKYDAAGKAGIINIILKKPNSSGLKGTAFASYGRGRKNRTNSGFNLNYNKDKWGVFGNYSYTFRGEEEHKQFNQTQYTSLTHQEIASTNHQTSITDEPLTSNNFKVGTQYEVSPKTNLEFYVDAKIGRYENMADGTNKVFNTSNQPIFDALTYNDSKEKWNDYTYAFSGTHKFNDEGKNMIFDFEYETSKFKSNQFQSADNTANATVVNDRRGYIPSQLKVFTGKVDFVNPFKEKQSIEWGFKASIKNNDNPSVYEYYENNQWLIDFNSTNHFEYNEQIYAAYANYKYQLEKLNIQAGLRSEYTAINIDQKTLNEEHKDDYLKWFPSLSLKYEFTSNHSAHASYSKRINRPSQFDLNPFRFYDDSFNYSQGNPNLIPEITHAMEIGYAWKSNFMASLYFNSTKDVFTEVYNYNPDTNTTVTTQINVDKSYNYGVNITNTSELSKWWSVNTLFNVFENKFMGQILNSNTIDPIMTINLSVQNSFTITETLKAEGNAQYQSKSNLGIYQRDGFFDFSIGISKQVLAKKGNIKLNFTNVFNTNNFYIKSAVAQTTIDKRYDLDNRIATIAFTYRI, from the coding sequence ATGAAAAAAATTATAACCTCTCTTATGCTCGCTTTTTCGGTATATGATGGATATTCTCAAACAGAAAAAGAAACAGATAGTATTGTTGAAACCGCTATAAATGCTTTAGATGAAATTGTGATTAGTAAAAAGAAAGTACTTTACACTCAAAAATCGGATCGCCTTGTTTTTAATGTAGAAAACAGCATCGTTTCTGAAGGCGGGACCGCGCTTGACGTCTTATCACGTGCGCCAGGCGTTGTTGTGTCTCAAGATGGCGATTTGTCAATTCGCGGACAACAAGGCGTTGCCGTAATGATTAACGGTAAACTAACGCAGCTTTCTCAAAAAGAATTGGCCAATTATCTAAAAGCTACGACTTCATCCAACATCAAACAAATTGAAGTAATTACAAATCCTTCTTCTAAATACGATGCAGCCGGAAAAGCTGGAATTATTAACATCATACTTAAAAAACCAAACTCCTCTGGTTTAAAAGGTACCGCTTTTGCGAGTTACGGAAGAGGACGAAAAAACAGAACCAATTCGGGCTTCAATTTAAATTACAATAAAGATAAATGGGGCGTTTTCGGAAATTACAGCTATACTTTCCGTGGTGAAGAAGAGCATAAACAATTCAACCAGACTCAATATACAAGCCTTACGCATCAAGAAATTGCTTCTACAAATCACCAAACTTCTATAACAGATGAACCTTTGACTTCTAATAATTTCAAGGTTGGTACTCAATATGAAGTTTCGCCTAAAACCAATTTAGAATTCTATGTTGATGCCAAAATTGGACGTTATGAAAATATGGCTGACGGAACAAATAAAGTCTTCAACACTTCAAATCAGCCCATTTTTGATGCTTTGACCTATAATGATAGTAAAGAAAAATGGAACGATTATACGTATGCTTTTTCTGGTACGCATAAATTCAATGACGAAGGAAAAAATATGATTTTTGATTTTGAATATGAAACTTCGAAGTTTAAATCTAATCAATTTCAGAGCGCAGATAATACTGCAAACGCTACTGTTGTAAACGATCGTCGCGGTTATATTCCTTCTCAATTAAAAGTCTTTACAGGAAAAGTCGATTTTGTAAATCCGTTCAAGGAAAAACAATCTATTGAGTGGGGTTTCAAAGCTAGCATTAAAAACAATGACAATCCATCTGTTTACGAATATTATGAAAATAACCAATGGCTTATTGATTTTAACTCTACCAATCATTTTGAATATAATGAACAGATTTACGCTGCTTACGCCAACTACAAATATCAGTTAGAAAAATTAAATATTCAGGCTGGTTTAAGAAGCGAATACACTGCAATCAATATTGATCAGAAAACATTGAATGAAGAACACAAAGATGATTATTTGAAATGGTTTCCAAGTCTTTCTTTAAAATATGAATTCACGAGTAATCATTCTGCACATGCATCGTATAGCAAAAGAATCAATAGACCCAGTCAGTTTGATTTGAATCCGTTCCGTTTTTACGATGATTCATTCAATTATTCGCAAGGAAATCCGAACTTGATTCCAGAGATTACGCACGCTATGGAAATTGGTTATGCTTGGAAAAGCAATTTCATGGCTTCTCTTTATTTCAATAGCACCAAAGATGTTTTTACGGAAGTATACAACTACAATCCAGACACGAATACAACCGTTACCACTCAAATAAACGTTGATAAATCATACAATTATGGAGTTAACATTACCAATACTTCTGAGTTAAGCAAGTGGTGGTCTGTCAACACTTTATTCAATGTTTTTGAAAATAAATTTATGGGACAAATTTTAAACAGCAATACGATTGATCCTATTATGACAATAAATCTGAGTGTTCAAAACTCCTTTACAATAACCGAAACCTTAAAAGCAGAAGGGAACGCACAATATCAGTCAAAATCTAATCTTGGAATTTACCAAAGAGACGGTTTCTTTGATTTCAGCATTGGGATTTCTAAACAAGTTTTGGCTAAAAAAGGAAATATTAAACTCAATTTTACCAATGTTTTCAACACCAATAATTTCTATATTAAATCTGCTGTCGCGCAAACTACTATTGATAAAAGATATGATCTTGACAATCGTATAGCGACAATTGCATTTACATACCGTATATAA
- the gldA gene encoding gliding motility-associated ABC transporter ATP-binding subunit GldA, which translates to MSIEVNSISKSYGEQKALNEISFKIEKGEIVGFLGPNGAGKSTLMKILTTYLLADSGSALVNGHDVMTNAKEVQRSIGYLPEHNPLYLDLYVREYLAFNADVYNVPKSRIEEVIQLTGLTPESHKKIGQLSKGYRQRVGLANALLHDPEVLILDEPTTGLDPNQLMEIRNVIKNAGKNKTVFLSTHIMQEVEAICDRVIIIDKGQIVADNKLDHLVTANKEQVIEVEFDYKVEEQLLARLENISSYVNTHDMTWELTFVTEKDMRPAIFDFANENGLKTLQLNQKNKNLEAVFREITK; encoded by the coding sequence ATGTCGATAGAAGTAAACAGTATATCAAAAAGTTACGGAGAGCAAAAAGCTCTAAATGAAATTTCTTTTAAAATTGAGAAAGGGGAAATCGTAGGATTTCTTGGTCCAAACGGAGCTGGAAAATCTACTTTGATGAAAATTTTGACCACTTATTTACTTGCCGACAGTGGCTCAGCCCTTGTAAATGGTCACGATGTCATGACAAACGCAAAAGAAGTACAACGCTCGATTGGTTACTTACCAGAGCACAATCCGTTATATTTGGATTTGTATGTTCGTGAGTATTTGGCATTTAATGCCGATGTTTATAACGTGCCAAAATCAAGAATTGAAGAAGTAATTCAACTGACAGGACTGACACCAGAAAGCCATAAAAAGATTGGACAGCTTTCTAAAGGGTATCGCCAGCGCGTTGGATTGGCAAATGCTCTGCTTCATGATCCAGAAGTTTTAATTTTGGATGAGCCAACTACTGGACTGGATCCTAACCAGTTAATGGAAATTCGAAATGTGATTAAAAATGCAGGAAAAAATAAAACTGTTTTTTTGTCGACACACATTATGCAGGAGGTTGAAGCAATATGCGATCGTGTCATAATTATTGACAAAGGACAAATCGTTGCAGACAATAAATTGGACCATTTGGTTACTGCCAATAAAGAGCAAGTAATTGAAGTAGAGTTTGATTACAAAGTTGAAGAGCAGCTTTTGGCTAGACTAGAAAATATTTCTTCTTATGTAAATACGCATGACATGACATGGGAACTCACTTTTGTTACAGAGAAAGATATGCGCCCCGCTATTTTTGACTTTGCCAACGAAAATGGATTAAAAACTTTACAACTTAATCAGAAAAATAAAAATCTGGAAGCTGTTTTTAGAGAAATTACGAAATAA
- a CDS encoding outer membrane beta-barrel protein — protein sequence MKKILVMAALAICSFANAQKGTILVGGNIGYTSEKSEYRFSEDKTSTFTFSPKVGYQFNDNWTVGGEFAVSSSNNETTAGIEEKNNNFKLGAFVRYSVPLSQTFAVFADMGAGFQTQKDKVYGPGNAFSKYKGDGMYVGVTPALFINMKKGFGLNFSIGGLGYETLSYDNNGADYSKFYFNFGQTFNIGISKNF from the coding sequence ATGAAAAAAATTCTAGTGATGGCTGCTTTAGCTATCTGCAGTTTTGCAAACGCACAAAAAGGTACAATCTTAGTTGGTGGAAACATCGGTTACACTTCTGAAAAATCAGAATACAGATTTAGCGAAGACAAAACAAGTACATTTACTTTTTCTCCAAAAGTAGGTTACCAATTTAACGATAACTGGACAGTAGGAGGAGAATTTGCAGTAAGTTCATCTAACAACGAAACAACAGCGGGTATCGAAGAAAAAAACAACAACTTCAAATTAGGAGCTTTTGTTCGTTATTCTGTGCCATTAAGCCAAACTTTTGCAGTTTTTGCTGATATGGGTGCAGGTTTCCAAACTCAAAAAGATAAAGTGTATGGTCCTGGAAATGCTTTCTCAAAATACAAAGGAGACGGTATGTATGTTGGAGTAACTCCAGCTCTTTTCATCAACATGAAAAAAGGTTTTGGTCTTAACTTCAGCATTGGTGGTTTAGGATACGAAACTTTAAGCTATGACAATAATGGAGCTGATTACAGTAAATTCTACTTCAACTTTGGTCAAACATTTAATATTGGAATCTCTAAAAACTTCTAA
- a CDS encoding outer membrane beta-barrel protein has protein sequence MKKMLLILALSVFGFANAQKGTILVGGNIGYTSEKTEREITSAKNNVFQFSPKIGYQFHDNWTAGIEFSVVSSKSNLGEGEGKATTFKTGAFVRYTMPLNETFSVFADLGAGFQNQKIKNYENGSLVSDNKADGFYTGITPALFINMKKGFGLNFSIGGLGYETLNYDISGSDVDYSKFFVNFGQTFNIGISKNF, from the coding sequence ATGAAAAAAATGCTACTTATTCTTGCATTGTCAGTTTTTGGCTTTGCAAATGCCCAAAAGGGAACAATTTTAGTTGGAGGAAACATTGGTTATACTTCTGAAAAAACTGAAAGAGAAATTACATCAGCAAAAAATAATGTTTTTCAGTTTTCTCCAAAAATTGGATATCAATTTCACGATAACTGGACAGCTGGAATTGAATTTTCGGTAGTATCTTCAAAAAGTAATCTTGGAGAGGGTGAAGGTAAAGCTACTACTTTTAAAACAGGAGCTTTTGTACGTTATACAATGCCATTGAACGAAACTTTTTCAGTTTTTGCTGATTTGGGGGCTGGGTTTCAAAATCAAAAAATTAAAAATTACGAAAATGGATCGCTGGTATCAGATAATAAAGCTGATGGTTTTTATACAGGCATCACTCCGGCTCTTTTTATTAATATGAAAAAAGGTTTTGGTTTAAACTTTAGTATTGGCGGATTAGGATATGAAACCTTAAACTATGATATAAGTGGCAGTGATGTTGATTACAGTAAATTTTTCGTCAATTTTGGTCAAACATTTAACATTGGAATTTCTAAAAACTTTTAG
- a CDS encoding Lrp/AsnC ligand binding domain-containing protein gives MAVNSDYDFMLKILVQDMTIYQGFVMNKLSTIENIGNTNSIFVMGEIKHSTALEF, from the coding sequence ATCGCTGTAAATAGCGATTACGACTTTATGCTTAAAATTTTGGTTCAGGATATGACTATTTATCAGGGTTTTGTAATGAATAAGCTGTCAACGATTGAAAACATTGGAAACACTAACAGTATTTTTGTAATGGGAGAAATCAAACACAGCACCGCTTTAGAATTTTAA
- a CDS encoding deoxyguanosinetriphosphate triphosphohydrolase has translation MNWEQLLSLKRQGDTSKRLRVEQDDTRLGFEVDYDRIIFSAAFRSLQDKTQVIPLSKTDFVHTRLTHSLEVSVVGRSLGRLVGKKIIEKYPYLKEVHGYHMNDFGAIVAAASLAHDIGNPPFGHSGEKAIGEYFSIGNGLKYRNQLTDKQWQDLIDFEGNANGFSVLTASRPGIEGGLRISYATLGAFMKYPKESLPKKPTHNIADKKYGFFQTDKLFFEEVAKDMGMIANKSGDDIGFERHPLAYLVEAADDICYTIIDFEDGINLGLVSEDFALEYLINLVKDNIGVSKYKSLTTKEDRISYLRALAIGTLINDAVNVFVENEEAILAGNFPYALTDKSKYKAQMNDIIKLSVEKIYQSREVIEKEIVGYQIIQTLLDKFITAFNNKYDGTASNYDKLILKMLPEKHHLEKTNLYERLLHICHYVSLLTDGNALELYEMIQGQKKR, from the coding sequence ATGAACTGGGAACAACTTTTATCATTAAAACGTCAGGGAGATACAAGCAAAAGATTACGTGTAGAACAAGATGATACTCGTTTAGGATTTGAAGTCGATTATGACCGAATTATATTCTCTGCCGCTTTTAGAAGTTTGCAAGATAAGACACAAGTTATTCCGCTTTCTAAAACCGATTTCGTGCACACGCGTTTAACGCATAGTTTGGAAGTTTCTGTTGTAGGGCGTTCGCTTGGGCGTTTGGTTGGAAAGAAAATCATTGAAAAATACCCTTATTTAAAAGAAGTTCATGGTTATCATATGAATGATTTTGGAGCTATTGTGGCAGCAGCTTCATTAGCGCACGATATCGGGAACCCGCCTTTTGGGCATTCTGGAGAAAAAGCGATTGGAGAGTATTTCTCTATCGGAAATGGTCTGAAATATAGAAATCAGCTAACAGATAAACAATGGCAAGATTTAATTGATTTTGAAGGAAATGCCAATGGTTTTTCGGTTCTTACGGCAAGCCGTCCAGGAATTGAAGGCGGACTTCGTATTTCGTATGCTACTTTGGGAGCTTTTATGAAATATCCGAAAGAGAGTCTTCCGAAAAAGCCAACCCATAATATCGCCGATAAGAAATACGGTTTCTTTCAAACAGATAAATTATTCTTTGAAGAAGTTGCCAAAGATATGGGAATGATTGCCAATAAATCTGGAGATGATATTGGTTTTGAAAGACATCCTTTGGCGTATTTAGTTGAAGCTGCAGATGATATTTGTTATACGATTATTGATTTTGAAGACGGAATCAATTTAGGTTTGGTTTCTGAAGATTTTGCTTTAGAATATTTAATTAATTTGGTAAAAGACAATATAGGAGTTTCTAAATACAAATCATTAACTACAAAAGAAGACCGTATTAGTTATTTAAGAGCTTTGGCAATCGGAACTTTAATTAATGATGCTGTAAATGTTTTTGTTGAAAATGAAGAAGCAATTCTTGCTGGAAACTTTCCGTATGCTTTAACAGATAAAAGCAAATACAAAGCACAGATGAATGATATTATCAAACTGAGTGTCGAAAAAATCTACCAGAGCAGAGAAGTAATTGAAAAAGAAATTGTAGGTTATCAAATTATTCAAACGCTGTTGGATAAATTTATTACAGCGTTTAATAATAAATACGATGGAACTGCCTCAAACTACGATAAGTTGATTTTGAAAATGCTTCCAGAAAAACATCATTTGGAGAAAACCAATTTATATGAGCGTCTATTGCATATCTGCCATTATGTTTCGCTCTTAACAGACGGAAATGCACTTGAACTCTATGAAATGATTCAAGGACAAAAAAAGCGTTAA